From one Ammospiza nelsoni isolate bAmmNel1 chromosome 14, bAmmNel1.pri, whole genome shotgun sequence genomic stretch:
- the RBPMS2 gene encoding RNA-binding protein with multiple splicing 2: protein MSNLNKDTEHTNGGGTVEEEVRTLFVSGLPVDIKPRELYLLFRPFKGYEGSLIKLTSKQPVGFVTFDSRAGAEAAKNALNGIRFDPENPQTLRLEFAKANTKMAKSKLMATPNPTNIHPALGAHFIARDPYDLTGAALIPASPEAWAPYPLYTTELTPAIPHAAFTYPAAAAAAAALHAQMRWYPPSEATQQGWKSRQFC, encoded by the exons GTACGGACGCTGTTTGTCAGTGGCCTTCCTGTGGATATCAAACCCAGAGAGCTCTACCTTCTCTTCCGACCTTTCAAG GGTTATGAGGGGTCACTGATCAAGCTGACTTCAAAGCAG CCAGTGGGTTTTGTGACCTTCGACAGCCGAGCTGGCGCTGAAGCAGCCAAGAACGCCTTGAAT GGCATCCGCTTTGACCCCGAGAACCCGCAGACCTTGCGGTTAGAGTTCGCCAAAGCCAACACCAAGATGGCCAAGAGCAAGCTGATGGCCACCCCGAACCCCACCAACAtccaccctgccctgggtgcaCACTTCATTGCACGGGACCCCT ATGACCTGACTGGAGCAGCTCTCATCCCGGCGTCCCCGGAGGCGTGGGCTCCCTACCCGCTGTACACCACGGAGCTGACCCCGGCCATCCCCCACGCCGCCTTCACGTACCCGGCGGCGGCAGCCGCGGCCGCCGCTCTGCACGCTCAG ATGCGCTGGTACCCTCCCTCTGAAGCTACCCAGCAAGGATGGAAGTCTCGTCAGTTTTGTTAG